The nucleotide sequence GCTCGATGCGTGTGGACGGTTGCCGCCTGCGTCTGATGCTCCTCGTTCGCTGCCGCCGGGACATGGGCCGGTTGCCGGCGCGGGCCCCCTTGACAGGCCACCGTCTCCGGCCTCAGTGTTACCGACCGGCATGCAGAACGCAATATATTGCATATGGCAGGAGGTCGTATGAGTACCGAGGCGAACAGGCATCCTCGTCCCACCAGCACGGACACCCCACCGACCCGACCGTCAGGGTTCTTGCGGCGATGTCTGAAGATGCCGATCGGCATCCAGTCGATCATCGCCGTCGGTCTCGGAGCCCTCATCGGCTCCCTCGCCCCGTCGGCGGGCGAACAGATGAAGATCCTCGGGGAGGTGTTCCTGAACCTGGTGCAGGTCGTGGTCCTACCGCTGGTCTTCCCGCTCATCGTGCTGGGCATCGCCCGCATGGAGTCGGTCAAGAAGGTCGGCCGGATCGCCGGTAAGGCGATCCTCTACTTCGAGGTCGTCACCACCCTCATCCTGTTGATCGCGGTGGGCCTGGCCAAGTTCACGGGTATCGGCAAGGGCGCGCCGGTCAACGGGTCCGACGCCGAGGACCTGGACGGCCTGAGCCAGGGCATCGACTTCCACGAACTGGTCCTGCACGCCTTCCCGAAGAACATCTTCGCCGCGTTCGGAGAGGGCAACCTGCTCGGCGCGATCGTCTTCGCCCTTCTCGTGGGCGTCGCCATGGCCGCGATCGGAGAGAAGTCCGAACCCTTCGCCTCCGTGCTGGAGTCCGTAGCCTCGGTGATGTTCAAGGTCGTCGGCTATGTCATCCGGATCGCGCCGTTGGGTGTGCTCGGCTTCATCTCCTACGACGTCGCCCACTACGGCTTCGGCAACCTGCGCAGCCTGCTCGGCTTCATCGCCGTCGTCTATGCGGGCCTGGCCATCGTCGTCGGCGTCCTCTTCCCGCTCATCGCCGCGATCTACCGCGTCCGCTACGTCGAACTGCTGAAGTCGATCGCCGGCCTGGCCGGTATCGCCTTCGTCACCCGCAGCTCCGAATCGGTGCTGGCCCCGCTGATGGGCAGGCTGGAGGCGTTCGGCCTCAGCCGGTCGACGACCTCCTTCGTCGTCCCGCTCGGCTACTCCTTCAACACCGACGGCTCCGTCCTCTACCAGGCCGCCGCCCTGGTCTTCCTCGCCAACGCCTACGGCGCCGACACCTCCCTGCCCGCCCTGCTCCTCATGGTCGGCGTGCTGGTGATCCTCTCCAAGGGCATGGCCGGTGTCGCCTCCGCGTCCATCGTCGTCCTCCTCGCCGCAGGCAACTCGATCGGCCTGCCCGCCGAAGGCGTCGCACTGCTCCTCGGTGTGGACTTCATCGTCGACATGGCCCGCACCGGCGTGAACGTCATCGGCAACTCGCTCGCCGCCGCCGTCGTCGTCGACAGCTCCGAGAACCGACGCGAATCCAAACGCGGCAGCCGTGAAGCCCCCCACACCCCGACCGGGTCAGAGGCCAAGGCCCTGCAGAAGGAACCGGCACAATGACCATCCCCGCCATCCCCGCCGCCCTCGCCATCCCCGATGCCCCCGCCAGTCCCATCACCCTCACCACCGGCACCGTTGCCACCACAAGGGCTGCCCCCACCACCACTGCCCCCACCACCGCCGGCACCACCGAGATCATTGGCATCCTGGGTGGCATGGGCCCGGCGGCCACCGCCGACTTCTACGCCAAGCTCGTCTCCACCACCCCCGGTTCCAGCGACCAGGACCACCTCCGTACGGTCATCTGGTCCGACCCCACCATCCCCGACCGCACCGAGGCCCTGCTGGGTGACGGCCCCGACCCGACCCCCTGGCTGCTCGACGGCAGCCGTGTCCTGCGGGAGGCGGGTGCCACCGTCATCGCCATCCCGTGCAACACCGCGCACGCCTTCGTCCCGCGCATCGCCGGCCACGTCGGCCTGCCCATCGTCCACATGATCGGAGAAACCGCCCGGCACCTGACCACGCTGAGCCCGCGCATCCGAACCGTCGGACTGCTCGCCACCACCGGCACCGTCCGCGCGGGCCTCTATCAGGAGTGGCTGGACCGCTTCGGTATCCGGCTCGTCCTGCCGGACGGCGTCGGCCAGGAACGCGAGGTGATGACAGCCATCCGCGCGGTGAAAGCCGGTGTCCGCGACGACACGACGACCGCGCTGCTGGCCCGCGTCGCACAGCGCCTGACCGAGCAGGGTGCACAGGCGGTGATCGCCGGCTGCACCGAGGTCCCCCTCGGGCTTCCCCCGGACGCCGTGGACGTTCCCCTCGTCGACCCGGCGCTCGTCCTGGCCCACGCTCTGGTCCGCCGGGTTCTGGCCGAAGGCAGAGCCGTGCAGGGAGAGTGAACGGCGATGTACTGTACGCAATATGTCACTTGACCACCCTGTCTCTCGCCGCCTCCTCAGTGACGAGGTGTTCCACCGTCTGCGCGACTCCATCGTGCGCGGCGAGCTCGTCCCCGGCGAGAAGGTCAAGGACGGTGAGCTCGCCGAGCGCCTCGGCCTCAGCCGCACCCCGGTGCGCGAGGCGCTCGCCCGGCTCGCCGACATCGGCCTGGTCGAGGCCAAGCCCGGCGTCTACACCCGTATCACCACCCTCAACCGCCGTGATGTCGAAAAGACTCTCGCCGTCCTGCGCTCGCTGGACCGACTCGCCATCGAGACAGCCGTTCCGGTCATGACCGAACAGGACTTCCGGCGCATGCGCGAGGCCAACCGCGATTTCGAACAGGCTGTCGCCGCCAACGACACCACCGCCGCACTCGACGCCGACGACCGCTTCCACGCCGTCCCCATCACGGCTGC is from Streptomyces sp. NBC_01314 and encodes:
- a CDS encoding dicarboxylate/amino acid:cation symporter; the protein is MPIGIQSIIAVGLGALIGSLAPSAGEQMKILGEVFLNLVQVVVLPLVFPLIVLGIARMESVKKVGRIAGKAILYFEVVTTLILLIAVGLAKFTGIGKGAPVNGSDAEDLDGLSQGIDFHELVLHAFPKNIFAAFGEGNLLGAIVFALLVGVAMAAIGEKSEPFASVLESVASVMFKVVGYVIRIAPLGVLGFISYDVAHYGFGNLRSLLGFIAVVYAGLAIVVGVLFPLIAAIYRVRYVELLKSIAGLAGIAFVTRSSESVLAPLMGRLEAFGLSRSTTSFVVPLGYSFNTDGSVLYQAAALVFLANAYGADTSLPALLLMVGVLVILSKGMAGVASASIVVLLAAGNSIGLPAEGVALLLGVDFIVDMARTGVNVIGNSLAAAVVVDSSENRRESKRGSREAPHTPTGSEAKALQKEPAQ
- a CDS encoding aspartate/glutamate racemase family protein, translating into MTIPAIPAALAIPDAPASPITLTTGTVATTRAAPTTTAPTTAGTTEIIGILGGMGPAATADFYAKLVSTTPGSSDQDHLRTVIWSDPTIPDRTEALLGDGPDPTPWLLDGSRVLREAGATVIAIPCNTAHAFVPRIAGHVGLPIVHMIGETARHLTTLSPRIRTVGLLATTGTVRAGLYQEWLDRFGIRLVLPDGVGQEREVMTAIRAVKAGVRDDTTTALLARVAQRLTEQGAQAVIAGCTEVPLGLPPDAVDVPLVDPALVLAHALVRRVLAEGRAVQGE
- a CDS encoding GntR family transcriptional regulator; amino-acid sequence: MSLDHPVSRRLLSDEVFHRLRDSIVRGELVPGEKVKDGELAERLGLSRTPVREALARLADIGLVEAKPGVYTRITTLNRRDVEKTLAVLRSLDRLAIETAVPVMTEQDFRRMREANRDFEQAVAANDTTAALDADDRFHAVPITAADNPVLSRIVEQLHPQIHRILYRKFSTLLGGRNTIEHHDELIDVCADGDAQSAAELSGRHWSELGGHINQLFDTNQFAEAAAG